One stretch of Brettanomyces nanus chromosome 4, complete sequence DNA includes these proteins:
- a CDS encoding uncharacterized protein (EggNog:ENOG41), which translates to MSNSGINFGKYIGRGDPSKRSEAVLKYNERRFYQASIFYGCAIAAYIASKIAYRGVVKRRYNPTFFQHNNLPPRSSSYNDALSALTHATLLATTSMATLISGTFWYFDISNLHEFSYRMKDFLGGKEAERELREMPEDKETAELSRQLSDMIQSKND; encoded by the coding sequence ATGTCGAACTCTGGGATAAACTTTGGTAAATACATAGGACGCGGTGACCCTTCCAAGAGGTCGGAAGCAGTTCTGAAATACAACGAACGCCGATTCTATCAGGCTTCAATCTTCTATGGCTGTGCCATAGCCGCATACATTGCATCCAAAATTGCTTACCGAGGAGTGGTGAAGAGGAGATACAACCCGACGTTTTTTCAGCACAACAATCTACCTCCAAGATCCTCTTCCTACAATGATGCTTTGAGTGCACTTACGCATGCCACCCTTCTGGCGACCACTTCTATGGCCACTTTGATTAGTGGCACTTTCTGGTACTTTGACATTTCCAACCTACATGAATTTAGTTACAGAATGAAAGATTTCTTGGGTGGTAAAGAGGCCGAAAGGGAGTTAAGGGAAATGCCCGAGGACAAGGAAACTGCAGAGCTTAGTCGGCAGTTGAGCGATATGATCCAGTCGAAGAATGACTGA
- a CDS encoding uncharacterized protein (BUSCO:EOG09343X0E) — translation MAEKFNPALMIIDMQEDFLPPSGSLAIDQGRDIIPAVLRLLDLSKYKWKAVIATKDWHPEGHISFASANGQQPYTTKTFDNPVKGPSEKRLETLWPDHAVQGSFGAAFPEEIAIEFNKLVKEQPVPTTLVKKGYLKDREYYSCFMDVWKLHHTECEKFLRDNDITDVFLVGLAYDFCVLNSAIDAEDLGFHTFVIKDISKSVAPENKIETEKIYKQHHINVITSDSPQLKRVEAST, via the coding sequence ATGGCAGAAAAATTCAACCCCGCCTTAATGATCATTGACATGCAAGAGGATTTCCTTCCTCCTTCGGGATCCTTAGCCATTGACcaaggaagagatattaTCCCAGCAGTTTTGAGACTACTTGATTTGTCCAAGTACAAATGGAAGGCCGTTATTGCCACTAAAGATTGGCATCCCGAGGGCCATATCTCATTTGCTTCTGCAAATGGCCAACAACCATACACAACCAAGACATTTGACAACCCCGTGAAGGGACCCAGTGAAAAAAGGCTAGAAACTTTGTGGCCAGATCATGCAGTTCAGGGCAGCTTTGGGGCAGCCTTTCCCGAGGAGATTGCCATTGAATTCAACAAGTTGGTGAAAGAACAGCCTGTTCCTACAACGTTGGTCAAGAAAGGTTACTTAAAGGACAGAGAATACTACTCCTGTTTCATGGATGTGTGGAAGTTGCATCATACAGAATGCGAGAAGTTCCTAAGAGACAATGATATTACAGATGTGTTTCTTGTGGGATTGGCATATGACTTCTGCGTCCTTAACTCGGCTATCGATGCCGAGGATCTCGGTTTTCACACTTTTGTCATCAAGGACATTTCCAAATCGGTGGCTCCCGAGAATAAAATCGAAACAGAAAAAATCTACAAACAGCATCACATCAATGTGATCACCTCCGATTCTCCTCAACTCAAAAGAGTTGAGGCCTCTACCTAA
- a CDS encoding uncharacterized protein (EggNog:ENOG41), with product MSHSNIPKVTNLPGRKLFALSLSKKCKTYKWPQEDIEDRVASDSRIKPQKRLLTPFLFDKSITPIPKDASERTEFPFRNTNFFSEILFEWCVPIMRIGYRRTLEPEDMYAIFPGSRYDVRVKSKTFVSAFYKRKAEAEEMYLHFEGLESTKENREGLRNDKHFKYPKNLVLKALYDTFKYDYVTAIFIKMMADIATAMNALLVRALISYISRAASGEHVGAEGYGYAVGISAIVMFCGLCFARYFHDSAFCGAEIKGILTKVLLDKSFKMDRASRSKYPPSSVTSFLGNDLSKIDLAANFFAFVTNLPVGLAITIVLLAVNLGGSVLVGVAWFIIVTIAITFSTKLLMKLRVKTNVSTDRRIRYVKEVLGSIKIIKYYAWEIPYSQVLAQFRRSEMSRILQIQFIRNNLTALAVTLPGVSAMIGFLVMYGVSGGLKSPAQVFSSLALFNILTGHVAMFPTALTTAGDALVAFHRVQLFLLANDELPDPEYHEEAIDLENKDAISVDHGCFTWDLHNELLLLSAATTEDQGTEHKHTPTEEKHDPSDDVDYGSDTIDDGSNIVDDGMSFHGLRNINLHIRHGEFVVVTGSIGSGKSSLLSAIKGAMPRSNGSITISGNVTLCGSPWIQNTTVRDNIYFGNDKNFDKYEEIVEACALVSDFDILPAGDLTEIGERGVNLSGGQKARINLARAVYNVYGVSENNIILFDDVLSAVDAKVGKHIMNSCMLGLLKDKTRVLATHQLSLIGSADRIIFMNGDGTVDVGTRLELISRNNAFAELMQFQMEKSVSKGSSTNGIEETQLEEEDSDYADGEEEDLKVIRRQTTTKEYEEERKGRLIKIETRKVNSIPMYIVLAYIREGCGKFGMRFMIPNLILSITFTTFCMLFQNVWLSFWTSKQFGQRTDGFYIGLYVMFAFLFVICAAWQFCTIVYLCNNAAKNLNIKAMKRIMLAPMEYFDTTPMGRILNRFTKDTDTLDNEIAEQARLFCFGIGNMWGILIMCCIYLPYFTIAIPFIIAWVIGCFSYYQSSAREIKRIEGIKRSEVFSNFDEVLQGLETIKFYNAAPRFLRKSTSLINSMNESYLLANSVQRWLAVRLHMCSAFVNLLIGILAVSRAFPISAANSGLLVSYLVSFSMQLISTSRSMGQLEQYLSSVERLSEFAFELPQEKAYHSSKELLPRKSWPEKGEITFKNVYLRYRPELPYVLKDLTLHINSCEKIGICGRTGAGKSTIMTALYRLSEPEKGEIEIDGVKTLDIGLYDLRSKLSIIPQDPVLFRGNIRQNLDPFGQRDDATLYKALVTAGCIASEDLEKVISERPDHPEGLHKFHLDSFVEDNGENFSLGQRQVLALCRALVKNTKILILDEATSSVDYETDARIQKTISTEFADCTILCIAHRLKTIVNYDRILVMDRGELREFDTPWKLYNDKETIFRSMCDKSGINSSDLEEKY from the coding sequence ATGAGTCACTCTAATATTCCTAAAGTGACAAATCTTCCAGGAAGAAAGTTATTTGCTCTTTCACTCTCGAAAAAATGTAAGACCTACAAATGGCCCCAAGAGGATATAGAGGATCGTGTGGCCAGTGATTCCCGGATTAAACCTCAGAAACGGCTACTTACTCCTTTTCTGTTCGATAAATCCATCACTCCTATTCCTAAGGACGCAAGTGAGAGAACCGAGTTTCCATTCAGAAATACAAACTTCTTTAGTGAAATTTTATTTGAATGGTGCGTTCCTATTATGAGAATTGGTTATCGAAGAACTTTAGAACCTGAAGATATGTATGCCATCTTTCCTGGCTCTCGTTATGACGTACGAGTGAAATCGAAAACATTTGTTTCCGCCTTTTATAAGAGGAAAGCAGAAGCCGAAGAGATGTATCTTCATTTTGAGGGTCTTGAATCTACAAAGGAGAATCGAGAAGGACTTCGAAATGATAAGCATTTTAAGTACCCAAAGAATCTTGTCTTAAAAGCTTTGTACGACACTTTCAAATATGATTATGTCACTGCAATATTTATCAAGATGATGGCAGATATAGCCACAGCCATGAATGCCTTACTTGTGAGGGCTTTGATTTCATATATCAGTAGGGCGGCATCAGGTGAGCACGTTGGTGCTGAAGGTTATGGTTATGCCGTTGGTATATCTGCCATTGTTATGTTTTGTGGTTTATGCTTTGCCAGATATTTTCACGACTCCGCTTTTTGCGGTGCAGAAATCAAGGGTATCTTAACGAAGGTTTTGTTGGacaaatctttcaaaatGGATAGGGCTTCTAGAAGTAAATATCCACCTTCTTCCGTAACTTCATTCCTTGGAAATGATTTATCGAAAATTGATTTGGCTGCCAATTTCTTTGCGTTTGTTACAAATTTACCGGTTGGCTTAGCTATCACCATCGTTCTTTTAGCCGTAAACTTGGGTGGATCTGTTCTTGTCGGTGTTGCCTGGTTTATTATCGTCACAATAGCAATTACCTTTTCCACAAAATTGCTAATGAAATTGCGTGTCAAGACAAACGTTTCCACAGACAGGCGTATAAGATATGTGAAGGAGGTTCTCGGTAGCATAAAGATTATCAAATATTATGCTTGGGAAATCCCTTACTCTCAAGTGCTTGCTCAATTCCGTCGTTCTGAGATGTCAAGAATATTGCAAATACAGTTCATAAGAAACAATCTCACTGCTCTGGCCGTCACTTTACCCGGTGTTTCTGCTATGATTGGATTTCTTGTTATGTATGGTGTCAGCGGTGGATTGAAAAGTCCTGCTCAGGTGTTCTCATCTTTAGCATTATTCAATATTCTAACTGGTCACGTTGCAATGTTTCCAACGGCTCTTACCACGGCCGGTGATGCATTGGTCGCTTTTCACCGAGTTCAGCTGTTCTTACTAGCTAACGATGAGTTGCCAGATCCAGAATATCATGAAGAGGCTATAGATTTAGAAAATAAGGATGCTATCAGTGTTGATCATGGTTGTTTCACTTGGGACCTGCATAATGAATTGTTACTCTTGTCTGCGGCAACAACCGAGGATCAGGGAACTGAACACAAGCATACCCCtacagaagaaaagcatGATCCGtctgatgatgttgatTACGGCTCGGATACTATTGATGATGGCTCGAATATAGTTGATGATGGTATGTCTTTCCATGGTTTACGAAATATCAACTTACATATTAGACATGGTGAGTTTGTCGTCGTCACGGGCTCTATTGGATCAGGTAAATCTTCATTACTATCTGCTATCAAAGGCGCTATGCCAAGGTCTAATGGATCAATCACTATTTCTGGAAATGTCACACTATGTGGATCTCCATGGATCCAGAATACTACCGTGCGCGATAATATCTACTTTGGTAACGATAAGAATTTTGATAAGTACGAGGAGATAGTTGAGGCTTGTGCTTTGGTCAGCGACTTTGATATTTTACCGGCGGGAGATCTAACAGAGATTGGTGAAAGAGGTGTGAACCTTTCTGGTGGTCAAAAGGCAAGAATAAATCTTGCTCGTGCTGTTTACAACGTCTACGGAGTTTCAGAGAACAACATTATTTTATTTGATGATGTCTTGAGTGCTGTTGATGCTAAAGTTGGCAAACATATCATGAATAGCTGCATGCTTGGCTTATTGAAAGACAAAACCAGAGTCTTGGCCACCCATCAATTATCTCTTATTGGCTCTGCTGATAGAATTATTTTCATGAATGGTGATGGCACTGTTGATGTTGGTACTAGATTAGAGCTTATCTCCAGGAATAATGCCTTCGCAGAGTTAATGCAATTtcaaatggagaagagcGTTTCCAAAGGAAGTAGTACAAACGGCATTGAAGAAACACAGctcgaagaagaggatagTGACTATGcggatggagaagaagaggatctTAAAGTTATTCGTCGTCAAACGACTACCAAAGAAtacgaagaagagagaaagggCAGATTAATCAAAATTGAAACTCGTAAAGTTAACTCCATTCCAATGTACATTGTTTTGGCTTACATTCGTGAGGGATGTGGCAAGTTTGGTATGAGATTTATGATTCCAAACTTGATATTGAGTATCACATTCACAACTTTCTGCATGCTATTCCAGAATGTCTGGTTGTCCTTTTGGACCAGCAAACAGTTTGGGCAGAGAACTGACGGCTTTTATATTGGCCTTTATGTGATGTTcgcttttctttttgtcaTCTGTGCTGCCTGGCAGTTTTGCACAATCGTCTATCTTTGTAACAACGCTGCtaagaacttgaacatTAAGGCCATGAAACGTATTATGCTTGCTCCCATGGAATATTTTGACACCACTCCTATGGGTCGTATTCTTAATAGATTCACTAAGGATACCGATACATTGGATAACGAAATTGCCGAGCAGGCTCgtcttttttgttttggtATCGGTAATATGTGGGGCATCTTGATTATGTGCTGCATCTATTTACCATACTTTACCATAGCCATTCCATTCATTATTGCTTGGGTGATTGGATGCTTTTCATACTATCAGTCTAGTGCTCGTGAAATTAAGAGGATTGAAGGCATCAAACGATCTGAAGTGTTTTCCAACTTTGATGAGGTGTTGCAAGGCTTGGAAACAATCAAGTTTTACAATGCTGCTCCCAGGTTCTTAAGAAAAAGTACCAGTCTTATTAACAGTATGAACGAGTCGTATTTGCTTGCCAACTCGGTGCAGCGTTGGTTAGCTGTTCGGTTGCATATGTGCTCTGCTTTTGTCAATCTTCTCATAGGAATTCTTGCTGTTAGTAGAGCTTTTCCTATTAGTGCGGCAAATTCTGGTTTGTTGGTGTCGTACCTTGTTTCGTTCAGTATGCAATTGATTTCTACTTCACGTTCTATGGGTCAACTCGAACAGTACTTGAGTTCCGTAGAAAGGCTTTCTGAGTTTGCATTTGAGCTTCCGCAGGAGAAAGCCTATCATTCATCAAAGGAATTACTTCCACGGAAGAGTTGGCcagagaaaggagagattACATTTAAGAATGTTTATTTGAGATACCGACCTGAATTGCCTTATGTCTTGAAGGACTTGACTTTGCACATAAATTCATGTGAGAAGATAGGTATTTGCGGTAGAACAGGGGCCGGAAAATCGACAATTATGACAGCTCTTTACAGATTGAGTGAGCCAGAAAAAGGTGAAATCGAAATAGATGGAGTCAAGACTTTAGATATTGGATTATATGACCTTCGTTCGAAGCTCTCTATTATTCCTCAGGATCCAGTCTTATTTCGTGGTAATATCAGACAAAATTTGGATCCGTTTGGTCAGCGAGATGATGCGACATTGTATAAAGCTTTAGTCACAGCGGGCTGTATTGCTTCTGAGGACCTCGAAAAAGTCATCTCGGAGCGACCAGACCACCCAGAAGGGTTACACAAGTTTCATTTGGATAGCTTTGTGGAAGACAATGGTGAGAACTTTTCACTTGGACAGCGACAAGTGTTGGCCTTGTGTCGTGCTTTGGTTAAAAACACGAAAATCCTTATCTTGGATGAGGCCACTTCGAGTGTAGATTATGAGACAGATGCAAGAATTCAGAAGACAATCTCTACAGAATTTGCTGATTGTACTATTCTCTGCATTGCCCATCGCTTAAAAACTATTGTGAACTATGATAGGATTCTTGTTATGGACAGGGGAGAGTTGAGGGAATTTGATACCCCATGGAAGCTTTACAACGATAAGGAGACTATTTTCCGTTCTATGTGTGATAAGTCCGGAATTAATTCTTCTgacttggaagagaaatacTAA
- a CDS encoding uncharacterized protein (EggNog:ENOG41) — MSKSNQRKLDESVESAKSKMNMKDVVKQKSLNTGKKTRKKGKASIRKRKKLDTACVYCRRSHMICDTGRPCQRCIKRNIGHLCHDEPASKVKKQQLASTEEFTIHSKVPSQSEFQATITPDPSLKAASTSETVDAGSEAMVNATASKLITTNYQPQRTADENRILGLYKHKPTEQSAESIGYESGQKQQVNLASAAINQRPFFYSEHAGSEFNSLTEFLSMIDDTDVINSINMNNDPMLHKLETASALGYSTNNSSTNLNGLPQFESGLFSAEKSSASLQNQARITINSSQASLMTSFRQPGQSQIQLQQSQQQPAVNYSYQQLSDQPLEISRQSGQLVQPGQPLQPAQQGQPSISAGQSQIQFQEGATGVPYVSDAARDKFFLTAADPTTEISPEERLKQVINAKLEAGLLKPYNYAKGYQRLQNYMDNHMAESSRQRILKPLSTFRPGFRAVAKTLKDIDLVLVEENFERMLLDYDRVFTSMAIPACLWRRTGEIYRGNKEFASLVEVSIDDLKNGKLTIYELMTEESSVNFWEKYGAIAFDKTQKAVLTSCNLRTKDGLRKKNCCFSFTIRRDRYNIPSCIVGNFIPIQ, encoded by the coding sequence ATGTCGAAGTCAAATCAAAGgaagttggatgaatcGGTAGAATCTGCCAAGTCAAAAATGAATATGAAAGATGTTGTGAAACAGAAAAGCTTGAATACTGGTAAGAAAACACGTAAAAAGGGAAAAGCAAGTATCAGGAAGCGTAAGAAGCTCGACACTGCGTGCGTCTATTGCCGGAGATCCCATATGATTTGCGATACTGGAAGGCCGTGTCAAAGATGTATTAAGAGAAACATTGGTCATCTGTGTCATGATGAGCCAGCTTCAAAGGTAAAAAAACAGCAACTCGCATCTACAGAGGAATTCACGATACATTCAAAGGTGCCCTCACAAAGCGAGTTTCAGGCTACAATAACGCCGGATCCATCATTGAAAGCTGCTTCAACTTCGGAAACTGTTGATGCTGGATCTGAAGCTATGGTGAACGCTACTGCCTCAAAATTAATTACTACCAATTATCAGCCTCAAAGAACAGCGGACGAGAACAGAATACTTGGCTTATATAAGCACAAACCTACTGAGCAATCTGCTGAGTCTATAGGATATGAATCTGGGCAAAAGCAACAAGTCAATCTGGCATCTGCTGCGATTAATCAGAGACcttttttctattctgAGCATGCTGGATCTGAattcaactctttgacggaatttctttctatgaTCGACGATACAGATGTAATCAACTCCATCAACATGAACAATGATCCAATGTTACATAAGCTAGAAACGGCGTCTGCTCTCGGATATAGTACCAACAATTCTTCGACTAATTTGAATGGACTGCCTCAATTTGAATCGGGTTTGTTCAGTGCTGAGAAGTCTTCTGCAAGCCTGCAAAATCAGGCCCGAATTACAATCAATTCGTCTCAGGCTTCGTTGATGACAAGTTTCCGACAACCAGGTCAGTCACAGATTCAACTTCAGCAATCGCAACAACAGCCGGCTGTCAACTATTCTTATCAGCAACTCTCAGATCAGCCTCTCGAAATATCTCGTCAATCGGGACAACTCGTTCAACCGGGTCAACCACTTCAGCCCGCTCAACAGGGCCAACCTAGTATATCAGCTGGGCAAAGCCAGATACAGTTCCAAGAAGGAGCTACAGGTGTTCCATATGTATCTGACGCTGCTAGAGATAAATTTTTCCTTACGGCTGCAGACCCAACTACTGAAATATCTCCAGAAGAAAGGTTAAAGCAAGTGATCAATGCCAAACTTGAGGCTGGCTTATTGAAACCTTATAACTATGCTAAGGGATATCAGAGGTTACAAAACTATATGGATAATCATATGGCGGAGTCTTCTAGACAAAGGATTTTGAAACCACTCTCCACATTTCGACCTGGTTTCCGAGCCGTTGCTAAGACAttgaaagatattgatTTGGTATTGGTGGAAGAAAACTTTGAGAGAATGCTGCTAGATTATGATCGAGTTTTCACCTCGATGGCTATTCCGGCATGTCTCTGGAGAAGAACAGGAGAAATTTATAGAGGCAACAAGGAGTTTGCATCTCTTGTGGAGGTATCGATTGATGATCTGAAAAACGGTAAGTTGACAATATATGAGTTAATGACAGAAGAGAGCAGCGTAAACTTCTGGGAGAAGTATGGTGCCATAGCGTTTGATAAAACTCAGAAGGCTGTCCTCACGAGTTGCAACTTGAGAACCAAAGACGGGCTTCGCAAAAAAAACTGTTGCTTTAGCTTCACTATAAGACGAGATAGATACAACATTCCAAGTTGTATTGTCGGTAATTTTATTCCTATACAGTGA